In the Streptomyces sp. cg36 genome, one interval contains:
- a CDS encoding M6 family metalloprotease domain-containing protein, which produces MAESGRPRRWISGRRRHPRRRRTLAGAALAGLVLASMTAGSTTLAPPLQASAGPVATGGESALAPCRISTTLGVQMSEGLPTPPGYAHSTGTVRALTLMVDFPDAQGTESALKRYAEFFPQTAEWFRTASYGRLDYRPEIPVPQWLRMPQAFSAYGIERGSPFEPGYRRLVKDIAAVADGRVNFAAYDLVNILMTPNAGPSALDTVLSVTFSGNEDAPLADGVPLANTSFVYSRQDDGSGSYQETGYRVLPHENGHVFGLPDLYTPEGGGAVGHWDIMSEDWGANNDMLGWHKWKLGWLGNGQVGCAAASGVSEYVLTPLAAPGNGRKLVFVPLSDESGYALEVRTRAGNDEAVCKPGVLVYRVTTDVDTGRGPITVADSAKDSGGCTRRPNVQAELSDAPFAAGEAFIDRERGVRVSVLGVDELGNYRVRVVRG; this is translated from the coding sequence ATGGCGGAGTCCGGCAGACCACGGCGTTGGATATCCGGCCGCCGGCGCCACCCGCGCCGCCGCCGGACCCTGGCGGGCGCGGCCCTCGCCGGTCTGGTGCTCGCCTCCATGACGGCGGGCAGCACCACCCTGGCACCCCCGCTCCAGGCGTCGGCCGGGCCGGTGGCCACCGGCGGCGAGAGCGCGCTCGCCCCGTGCCGGATCAGCACCACGCTCGGTGTGCAGATGTCCGAGGGCCTGCCCACCCCGCCCGGCTACGCCCACTCCACGGGCACCGTCCGCGCCCTCACCCTGATGGTCGACTTCCCGGACGCCCAGGGCACGGAGTCCGCGCTGAAGCGGTACGCCGAGTTCTTCCCGCAGACCGCCGAGTGGTTCCGCACCGCGTCCTACGGGCGCCTCGACTACCGGCCCGAGATCCCGGTCCCGCAGTGGCTGCGGATGCCGCAGGCGTTCTCCGCGTACGGCATCGAGCGCGGCTCGCCGTTCGAGCCCGGCTACCGGCGGCTGGTCAAGGACATCGCGGCGGTGGCCGACGGCCGGGTGAACTTCGCCGCGTACGACCTGGTCAACATCCTGATGACACCGAACGCCGGGCCGTCCGCGCTGGACACCGTGCTGTCCGTGACGTTCTCCGGGAACGAGGACGCGCCGCTGGCCGACGGGGTGCCGCTGGCCAACACGTCCTTCGTCTACAGCCGCCAGGACGACGGCTCCGGCTCGTACCAGGAGACGGGCTACCGGGTACTGCCGCACGAGAACGGGCACGTCTTCGGTCTGCCCGACCTGTACACGCCCGAGGGCGGGGGCGCGGTCGGGCACTGGGACATCATGTCCGAGGACTGGGGCGCCAACAACGACATGCTCGGCTGGCACAAGTGGAAGCTGGGCTGGCTCGGCAACGGGCAGGTGGGCTGTGCGGCGGCGAGCGGCGTCAGCGAGTACGTCCTGACCCCGCTGGCCGCCCCCGGCAACGGCCGCAAGCTGGTGTTCGTGCCGCTCTCGGACGAGTCCGGGTACGCCCTGGAGGTCCGCACCCGGGCCGGCAACGACGAGGCGGTGTGCAAGCCGGGGGTGCTGGTCTACCGGGTCACCACCGACGTCGACACCGGGCGGGGCCCCATCACCGTCGCCGACAGCGCCAAGGACAGCGGCGGCTGCACCCGGCGGCCCAATGTGCAGGCCGAGCTCTCCGACGCGCCGTTCGCGGCCGGGGAGGCGTTCATCGACCGGGAGCGCGGGGTGCGGGTGTCCGTGCTCGGCGTGGACGAGCTGGGCAACTACCGGGTGCGGGTGGTCCGGGGCTGA
- the aroA gene encoding 3-phosphoshikimate 1-carboxyvinyltransferase translates to MTTSTGTAGRALTARIPGSKSLTNRALLLAAAADGTSVLRAPLVSDDTLAFRAALDDLGVAVETGPDGAWAVTGAGRGPVGGARIWCADAGTAARFLPPFAAAGAGAYVFDGSDQLRARPLRALADALERLGVSVRATGAGGLPLHLSADGVDGGELAVDGGLSSQFLSGLLMAAPLARGPLTLTVRDLVSRPYIDMTLALMRRFGADVTEESPGVFVAAPGGYTATDLPVEPDASTASYVFAAAAVTGATLTVPGLGRDSLQGDLGFVEVLRTAGARVEIGADATTVTGTGRLRGGFEVDMGPISDTFMTLAAIAPLADGPITVRGIGHARLKESDRIAAVAENLAACGVTVETGPDWLTVRPGPVRPATIACHRDHRIAMAFSVLGLRAPGLVLDDPACVAKTFPGFHAELERLFPTQGGSGRATEGGAR, encoded by the coding sequence ATGACCACCAGCACGGGGACGGCGGGCCGCGCGCTCACCGCCCGTATCCCCGGCTCGAAGAGCCTCACCAACCGGGCCCTGCTGCTCGCCGCCGCCGCCGACGGCACCAGCGTGCTGCGCGCCCCGCTGGTCAGCGACGACACGCTGGCCTTCCGGGCCGCCCTGGACGACCTGGGGGTGGCGGTGGAGACCGGGCCCGACGGCGCCTGGGCGGTCACCGGCGCGGGCCGGGGCCCGGTCGGCGGGGCCCGCATCTGGTGCGCGGACGCGGGCACGGCGGCCCGCTTCCTGCCGCCGTTCGCGGCGGCCGGAGCGGGCGCGTACGTCTTCGACGGGTCGGACCAACTGCGCGCCCGCCCGCTGCGCGCGCTCGCGGACGCGCTGGAGCGGCTCGGCGTGTCCGTGCGGGCCACCGGTGCGGGCGGGCTGCCGCTGCACCTGAGCGCGGACGGCGTCGACGGCGGCGAGCTGGCCGTCGACGGCGGCCTCAGCAGCCAGTTCCTCAGCGGTCTGCTGATGGCGGCGCCGCTGGCGCGCGGCCCGCTCACGCTGACCGTGCGGGACCTGGTGAGCCGCCCCTACATCGACATGACGCTCGCCCTGATGCGCCGCTTCGGGGCGGACGTCACCGAGGAGTCCCCGGGCGTCTTCGTGGCCGCGCCCGGCGGGTACACCGCCACCGACCTGCCCGTGGAGCCGGATGCCTCGACCGCCTCGTACGTCTTCGCCGCCGCCGCCGTCACCGGCGCCACCCTCACCGTGCCCGGCCTGGGCCGCGACAGCCTCCAGGGCGACCTGGGCTTCGTCGAGGTGCTGCGGACTGCCGGGGCCCGGGTCGAGATCGGCGCGGACGCCACCACGGTCACCGGCACCGGGCGGCTGCGCGGCGGGTTCGAGGTCGACATGGGCCCGATCTCGGACACCTTCATGACGCTCGCCGCGATCGCCCCGCTGGCCGACGGCCCCATCACCGTCCGGGGCATCGGGCACGCCCGGCTCAAGGAGTCGGACCGGATCGCCGCCGTCGCCGAGAACCTCGCCGCGTGCGGGGTGACGGTGGAGACCGGCCCCGACTGGCTCACCGTGCGGCCGGGCCCGGTCCGCCCCGCCACGATCGCCTGCCACCGCGACCACCGCATCGCCATGGCCTTCTCGGTGCTCGGGCTGCGCGCCCCGGGCCTGGTCCTGGACGACCCGGCGTGCGTGGCCAAGACGTTCCCCGGCTTCCACGCCGAACTGGAGAGGCTGTTCCCCACGCAGGGCGGGAGCGGCCGTGCGACCGAAGGAGGAGCACGTTGA
- a CDS encoding MarR family winged helix-turn-helix transcriptional regulator, whose protein sequence is MESMTTTPADEPRWLTEDEQRTWRAYLHATTLLEDHLDRQLQRDAGMPHLYFGLLVQLSEAPRRRLRMTELAIGAKITRSRLSHAIARLEKNGWVRREDCPSDKRGQFAALTDEGFGVVERTAPGHVAAVRQAMFDRLTPEQTEQLGRIMRALAEGLQPKDAGADLPWLR, encoded by the coding sequence GTGGAGTCCATGACGACCACCCCCGCCGACGAGCCGCGCTGGCTCACCGAGGACGAGCAGCGCACCTGGCGCGCCTACCTCCATGCCACCACGCTCCTCGAAGACCATCTCGACCGCCAGCTCCAGCGCGACGCCGGGATGCCGCACCTCTACTTCGGACTGCTCGTCCAGCTCTCCGAGGCGCCCCGGCGGCGGCTGCGGATGACCGAGCTCGCCATCGGCGCGAAGATCACCCGCTCCCGGCTCTCGCACGCCATCGCCCGGCTGGAGAAGAACGGCTGGGTGCGGCGCGAGGACTGCCCTTCCGACAAGCGCGGCCAGTTCGCCGCCCTCACCGACGAGGGCTTCGGGGTGGTCGAGCGGACCGCGCCCGGCCATGTCGCCGCCGTGCGCCAGGCCATGTTCGACCGGCTCACCCCCGAGCAGACCGAGCAGCTCGGCCGGATCATGCGCGCCCTCGCCGAGGGGCTCCAGCCCAAGGACGCGGGCGCGGACCTGCCCTGGCTCCGCTGA
- a CDS encoding anthranilate synthase family protein, which translates to MSAAGGELLGRVLAGGPAAYALLHRPETLGRDALEVLLGEVSSVDTLAAVPVPEDASPGARHEVLAVVPYRQISERGFASTDDGEPLIVMAVAEQGELPLAEALERLPAEPVTLSGGHFDVADESYAEIVRNVIDREIGNGEGANFVIKRSFVADITDYTPASALSFFRRLVERESGAYWTFLVHTGGRTFVGASPERHVSLHGGTAVMNPISGTYRYPAAGPDLPGVMEFLADRKEADELYMVVDEELKMMARICDGGGRVVGPYLKEMGRLAHTEYFIEGRTTHDVRDILRDTMFAPTVTGSPLESACKVITRYEPEGRGYYSGVMALIGRDELGGRTMDSAILIRTTDISAEGRVNIGVGATLVRHSDPMSEVAETRAKAAGLLAALESGGPGASGTGTPERFAGHERVREALERRNDRIAGFWLREPDARSSHLPELAGRRVLIVDAEDTFTSMIGHQLASMGLEVTVRRFDETYDFDGHDLVVMGPGPGDPRETGHPKIAHLRAAVAQLLDERRPFVAVCLSHQVLSTLLGLPLARRDTPNQGVQKEIDLFGAYERVGFYNTFAARSAEDKLTHPDLGVVEISRDADTGEVHALRGTGFASMQFHAESVLTEDGVRIVADALTGVVRSGAALS; encoded by the coding sequence ATGAGCGCCGCCGGGGGAGAGCTGCTGGGCCGCGTCCTGGCCGGGGGCCCGGCCGCGTACGCCCTGCTGCACCGGCCCGAGACGCTCGGCCGCGACGCCCTTGAGGTGCTGCTGGGCGAGGTGTCCTCGGTGGACACGCTCGCCGCGGTCCCGGTGCCCGAGGACGCCTCGCCCGGCGCGCGGCACGAGGTGCTGGCGGTCGTGCCGTACCGGCAGATATCCGAGCGCGGCTTCGCCAGCACCGACGACGGCGAGCCGCTGATCGTGATGGCCGTCGCCGAACAGGGCGAACTCCCGCTCGCCGAGGCCCTGGAGCGGCTGCCCGCCGAGCCGGTCACCCTCTCCGGCGGCCACTTCGACGTGGCCGACGAGAGCTACGCGGAGATCGTGCGGAACGTCATCGACCGCGAGATCGGCAACGGCGAGGGCGCCAACTTCGTCATCAAGCGCTCCTTCGTCGCCGACATCACCGACTACACCCCGGCGAGCGCGCTGTCGTTCTTCCGCCGGCTGGTGGAGCGCGAGTCCGGCGCGTACTGGACCTTCCTGGTGCACACCGGCGGGCGCACCTTCGTGGGCGCCAGCCCCGAGCGGCACGTCAGCCTGCACGGCGGCACCGCCGTGATGAACCCCATCAGCGGCACCTACCGCTACCCGGCGGCGGGCCCGGACCTGCCCGGGGTGATGGAGTTCCTGGCCGACCGCAAGGAGGCCGACGAGCTCTACATGGTGGTCGACGAAGAGCTCAAGATGATGGCGCGGATCTGCGACGGCGGCGGGCGCGTGGTCGGCCCCTACCTCAAGGAGATGGGCCGTCTCGCGCACACCGAGTACTTCATCGAGGGCCGCACCACCCACGACGTGCGGGACATCCTGCGCGACACGATGTTCGCCCCGACCGTCACCGGCAGCCCGCTGGAGAGCGCCTGCAAGGTGATCACGCGGTACGAGCCGGAGGGGCGCGGCTACTACAGCGGCGTCATGGCGCTGATCGGCCGCGACGAGCTGGGCGGGCGCACCATGGACTCCGCCATCCTCATCCGCACCACCGACATCAGCGCCGAGGGGCGGGTGAACATCGGGGTCGGCGCGACCCTGGTGCGCCACTCCGACCCGATGAGCGAGGTCGCCGAGACCCGCGCCAAGGCGGCCGGGCTGCTGGCCGCGCTGGAGTCGGGCGGCCCCGGCGCGTCCGGCACGGGCACGCCCGAGCGGTTCGCCGGGCACGAGCGGGTCCGGGAGGCGCTGGAGCGGCGCAACGACCGCATCGCGGGCTTCTGGCTGCGCGAGCCGGACGCGCGCTCCTCGCACCTGCCGGAGCTCGCCGGGCGCCGGGTCCTGATCGTGGACGCGGAGGACACCTTCACCTCCATGATCGGCCATCAACTAGCCTCCATGGGTCTTGAGGTGACGGTCCGCCGGTTCGACGAGACGTACGACTTCGACGGCCACGACCTGGTCGTGATGGGCCCGGGTCCGGGCGACCCCCGGGAGACCGGGCACCCGAAGATCGCGCATCTGCGGGCGGCCGTGGCCCAGCTCCTGGACGAGCGGCGGCCGTTCGTCGCCGTCTGCCTGAGCCACCAGGTGCTCTCCACCCTGCTCGGCCTGCCGCTGGCCCGGCGCGACACCCCCAACCAGGGCGTCCAGAAGGAGATCGACCTCTTCGGCGCGTACGAGCGGGTCGGCTTCTACAACACGTTCGCGGCCCGCAGCGCCGAGGACAAGCTGACCCACCCCGACCTCGGCGTCGTCGAGATCAGCCGGGACGCGGACACCGGCGAGGTGCACGCGCTGCGCGGGACCGGCTTCGCCTCGATGCAGTTCCACGCCGAGTCGGTGCTCACCGAGGACGGTGTGCGGATCGTCGCCGACGCGCTGACGGGCGTGGTGCGTTCGGGCGCCGCGCTGTCCTGA
- the aroC gene encoding chorismate synthase: MSRLRWLTAGESHGPALVATVEGLPAGIPVTTEMVADQLARRRLGYGRGARMKFERDEVTFLGGVRHGLSMGSPLAVMVGNTEWPKWERVMSADPVDPDELAGLARNAPLTRPRPGHADLAGMQKYGFEEARPVLERASARETAARVALGAVARSYLKETAGIEVVSHVVELAAAKAPYGVYPTPADVRLLDADPVRCLDADASKAMVAEIDEAQKSGDTLGGVVEVLAYGVPVGLGSHVHWDRRLDARLAAALMGIQAIKGVEVGDGFDLARVPGSRAHDEIVPTPEGIRRASGRAGGTEGGLTTGELLRVRAAMKPIATVPRALATIDIATGEAARAHHQRSDVCAVPAAGIVAEAMVALVLADAVAEKFGGDSVPETRRNVRSYLDGLRIG; encoded by the coding sequence TTGAGCAGGTTGCGCTGGCTGACGGCGGGGGAGTCGCACGGTCCCGCGCTGGTGGCGACGGTGGAGGGACTCCCCGCCGGCATCCCGGTCACCACGGAGATGGTGGCGGACCAGCTGGCCCGGCGGCGCCTCGGGTACGGGCGCGGCGCGCGCATGAAGTTCGAGCGCGACGAGGTCACCTTCCTGGGCGGCGTCCGGCACGGCCTGTCGATGGGCTCCCCGCTGGCCGTGATGGTCGGCAACACCGAGTGGCCCAAGTGGGAGCGGGTCATGTCGGCCGACCCGGTGGACCCGGACGAGCTGGCGGGGCTGGCCCGCAACGCGCCGCTGACCCGGCCGCGTCCGGGCCACGCCGATCTGGCGGGCATGCAGAAGTACGGCTTCGAGGAGGCCCGGCCGGTCCTGGAGCGCGCCAGCGCCCGCGAGACGGCGGCGCGGGTGGCGCTGGGCGCGGTGGCCCGCTCGTACCTGAAGGAGACGGCCGGGATCGAGGTCGTCTCGCACGTCGTCGAACTGGCCGCCGCCAAGGCCCCGTACGGGGTGTACCCGACCCCGGCGGACGTGCGGCTGCTGGACGCGGACCCGGTGCGCTGCCTGGACGCGGACGCCTCCAAGGCGATGGTCGCGGAGATCGACGAGGCCCAGAAGAGCGGGGACACCCTGGGCGGTGTGGTGGAGGTGCTGGCCTACGGGGTGCCCGTGGGCCTCGGCTCGCACGTCCACTGGGACCGCAGGCTGGACGCGCGGCTCGCCGCCGCCCTGATGGGCATCCAGGCCATCAAGGGCGTGGAGGTCGGCGACGGCTTCGACCTGGCGCGGGTGCCCGGCTCCCGGGCGCACGACGAGATCGTCCCGACGCCCGAGGGCATCCGGCGCGCCTCGGGCCGCGCGGGCGGCACCGAGGGCGGCCTCACCACCGGTGAGCTGCTGCGGGTGCGCGCCGCGATGAAGCCGATCGCGACCGTGCCGAGGGCGCTGGCCACCATCGACATCGCCACGGGCGAGGCGGCCCGCGCCCACCACCAGCGCTCGGACGTGTGCGCGGTGCCGGCGGCCGGGATCGTGGCGGAGGCCATGGTGGCGCTGGTGCTGGCCGACGCGGTGGCGGAGAAGTTCGGCGGCGACAGCGTCCCCGAGACCCGCCGCAACGTGCGGTCGTATCTGGACGGTCTGCGCATCGGCTGA
- a CDS encoding TetR/AcrR family transcriptional regulator — protein sequence MSTATPSTAAEPRRAPRPRADALRNRERIITAAREMFVEEGAMVPLDEIAKRAGIGNATLYRHFKDRAELITSVVLAVMERVATAAEDATAEEPDAFAALRRFVFAAADERIGALCPMLSEGFDKNLPELNAARERLDEAVRDLMARARRSGQLRDDVDVGDLMVALTQLTRPLPGTACPNMDRFVHRHLQLFLDGLMAPARSGLPGTAATLQDLSQP from the coding sequence GTGTCCACCGCCACCCCGAGCACCGCAGCGGAGCCCCGTCGCGCCCCGCGCCCGCGGGCCGACGCCCTGCGCAACCGGGAGCGGATCATCACGGCCGCGCGCGAGATGTTCGTCGAGGAGGGCGCCATGGTGCCGCTCGACGAGATCGCCAAGCGCGCGGGCATCGGCAACGCCACGCTCTACCGGCACTTCAAGGACCGCGCCGAGCTGATCACCAGCGTGGTCCTCGCGGTCATGGAGCGGGTCGCGACGGCCGCGGAGGACGCGACCGCCGAGGAGCCCGACGCCTTCGCCGCGCTGCGGCGGTTCGTCTTCGCGGCGGCCGACGAGCGCATCGGCGCCCTGTGCCCGATGCTCTCCGAGGGCTTCGACAAGAACCTGCCGGAGCTCAACGCCGCCCGTGAGCGACTGGACGAGGCCGTCCGGGACCTCATGGCGCGGGCCCGGCGCAGCGGCCAGCTGCGCGACGACGTCGACGTGGGCGATCTGATGGTCGCCCTCACCCAGCTCACCCGGCCGCTGCCGGGCACCGCGTGCCCGAACATGGACCGGTTCGTCCACCGCCACCTCCAGCTCTTCCTCGACGGGCTCATGGCCCCGGCGCGGTCCGGGCTGCCGGGGACGGCGGCGACCCTGCAGGACCTCAGTCAGCCGTAA
- a CDS encoding class I adenylate-forming enzyme family protein, whose protein sequence is MPYTPAAAEALLTAPGAPFAVERGPDGVPVYAQGPRTLREFAEVTWAYGERPFLVAESGTYTYGRFFAAACALARHLVEAHGLRRGDRAVVAMRNLPEWQIAFWATQLAGLVAVPLNAWWTEAEFAYALDDCAPGVLLVDGERVARVAAWARAARVPGIVFRGEGAPPGGFEAYEELGEPDPAAGPPDVEVAPHHDATIVYTSGTTGRPKGAVATHLAQAGAAMNPRFHSAASALGRGQVPGRGPAPVSLVTYPFFHVAGFSGFYSVMGSGGTLVMMRKWDAARALELIRAHGVTHYSGVPTTALQLLDAAERAGDPMESLRMFNTGGSAAPPALVARLTARCGERVEPRNGYGLTETSGGVLAGFGAEYRAWPQSVGRPTPTTEVRVVAEDGTDVPEGEVGELWLRAQANVRGYWNDPAATARAFVDGWLRTGDLALARDGQIAVVDRIKDVVIRGGENVYCVEVEGVLQGHPRVQEAAVLGVPHPELGEEVAAVVRCRAPLTPAELREYAGRVLARFKVPAHIRVTPDPLPRNATGKVLKDELRAAAGEWTGSA, encoded by the coding sequence GTGCCGTACACCCCCGCCGCCGCAGAGGCGCTGCTGACCGCGCCCGGGGCGCCCTTCGCCGTGGAGCGGGGGCCGGACGGGGTGCCCGTGTACGCCCAGGGCCCGCGCACCCTGCGCGAGTTCGCCGAGGTGACCTGGGCGTACGGGGAGCGGCCGTTCCTGGTGGCGGAGAGCGGGACCTACACCTACGGGCGGTTCTTCGCCGCCGCCTGCGCCCTCGCCCGCCATCTCGTCGAGGCGCACGGGCTGCGGCGCGGCGACCGGGCCGTGGTGGCGATGCGCAACCTGCCGGAGTGGCAGATCGCCTTCTGGGCCACCCAGCTCGCCGGGCTGGTCGCGGTGCCGCTGAACGCCTGGTGGACCGAGGCCGAGTTCGCGTACGCCCTCGACGACTGCGCGCCCGGGGTGCTGCTGGTCGACGGGGAGCGGGTGGCGCGGGTCGCCGCCTGGGCGCGGGCCGCGCGGGTGCCGGGCATCGTCTTCCGGGGCGAGGGCGCGCCGCCCGGGGGCTTCGAGGCGTACGAGGAGCTGGGCGAGCCGGACCCGGCCGCCGGGCCGCCCGACGTCGAGGTCGCGCCGCACCACGACGCCACCATCGTCTACACCTCCGGCACCACCGGCCGCCCCAAGGGAGCCGTCGCCACGCACCTGGCGCAGGCCGGGGCGGCGATGAACCCGCGCTTCCACTCGGCCGCCTCCGCGCTGGGCCGGGGCCAGGTGCCGGGCCGGGGTCCCGCGCCCGTCTCCCTGGTCACCTACCCCTTCTTCCACGTCGCGGGCTTCAGCGGCTTCTACTCGGTGATGGGCTCGGGCGGCACGCTCGTGATGATGCGCAAGTGGGACGCGGCCCGCGCCCTGGAGCTCATCCGCGCCCACGGCGTCACCCACTACTCGGGCGTGCCCACCACCGCCCTCCAGCTGCTGGACGCGGCCGAGCGGGCGGGCGACCCGATGGAGTCGCTGCGGATGTTCAACACCGGCGGCTCCGCCGCGCCGCCCGCCCTGGTGGCCAGGCTCACCGCCCGCTGCGGCGAGCGCGTCGAGCCGCGCAACGGGTACGGGCTCACCGAGACCAGCGGGGGAGTGCTGGCCGGGTTCGGCGCGGAGTACCGCGCGTGGCCGCAGAGCGTGGGGCGGCCGACGCCCACCACCGAGGTCCGGGTCGTCGCCGAGGACGGCACGGACGTGCCCGAGGGCGAGGTGGGCGAGCTGTGGCTGCGCGCCCAGGCGAACGTGCGCGGCTACTGGAACGACCCGGCCGCCACCGCGCGCGCCTTCGTGGACGGCTGGCTGCGCACCGGCGACCTCGCCCTCGCGCGCGACGGGCAGATCGCGGTGGTCGACCGGATCAAGGACGTGGTGATCCGGGGCGGCGAGAACGTCTACTGCGTGGAGGTGGAGGGCGTCCTCCAGGGCCATCCCCGGGTCCAGGAGGCGGCGGTGCTGGGGGTGCCGCACCCCGAGCTGGGTGAGGAGGTGGCGGCGGTGGTGCGCTGCCGCGCCCCGCTCACCCCGGCGGAGCTGAGGGAGTACGCGGGCCGGGTGCTGGCCCGCTTCAAGGTCCCGGCCCACATCCGCGTCACCCCCGACCCCCTGCCGCGCAACGCGACGGGGAAGGTCCTGAAGGACGAGCTGCGGGCGGCGGCGGGGGAGTGGACGGGGAGCGCGTGA
- a CDS encoding MFS transporter — protein sequence MSKTVQARKNEPQGLGPDPSRWKALAFIALAQLMVVLDATIVNIALPSAQTDLGISDGNKQWVITAYALAFGGLLLFGGRIADLWGRKRTFVVGLLGFAAASALGGAATGQTMLLGSRALQGAFGALLAPAALSLLAVMFTDAKERAKAFGIYGAIAGGGGAVGLILGGFLTEYLNWRWTFFVNIPFAIVAAAGAYFVIREPSGTRNRSPLDVPGVILSTFGLVALVYGFTRAESAGWSDALTVSMFVASAVLLLAFVAVEAKVKHPLLPLRVVTNRNRGGVYLSLGLAIIAMFGLFLFLTYYLQVVKGFSPVKTGFAFLPMIAGMITGSTQIGARLMTRVPARWLMGPGFLTAGVGMLILTQLQMDTSYAGLILPAQILLGLGMGTAFMPAMSLATLGVEPRDAGVASAMVNTSQQVGGAIGTALLNTIAASATTAYATSHAAGAKSLELLKLQAMVHGFTSAIWWAVGILVLASAIAVTFINSGRPDAGSLDGSGEGAEDEIRVPVVAH from the coding sequence ATGTCGAAAACAGTCCAGGCTCGGAAGAACGAGCCCCAGGGCCTCGGTCCTGACCCCAGTCGCTGGAAGGCCCTCGCCTTCATCGCGCTCGCCCAGCTGATGGTCGTGCTCGACGCGACGATCGTGAACATCGCCCTGCCCTCCGCCCAGACCGACCTGGGCATCTCCGACGGCAACAAGCAGTGGGTCATCACGGCCTACGCCCTCGCCTTCGGCGGTCTGCTGCTCTTCGGCGGGCGCATAGCCGACCTCTGGGGACGCAAGCGCACCTTCGTCGTGGGTCTGCTCGGCTTCGCCGCGGCCTCCGCGCTCGGCGGCGCGGCCACCGGCCAGACCATGCTGCTCGGCTCCCGCGCCCTCCAGGGCGCCTTCGGCGCGCTGCTCGCGCCCGCCGCGCTCTCCCTGCTCGCGGTGATGTTCACCGACGCCAAGGAGCGCGCCAAGGCGTTCGGCATCTACGGCGCGATCGCCGGTGGCGGCGGCGCCGTCGGTCTGATCCTCGGCGGCTTCCTCACCGAGTACCTGAACTGGCGCTGGACCTTCTTCGTCAACATCCCGTTCGCGATCGTCGCGGCGGCCGGTGCCTACTTCGTGATCCGCGAGCCCTCCGGCACCCGCAACCGCTCGCCGCTGGACGTGCCCGGCGTCATCCTCTCCACCTTCGGCCTGGTCGCCCTGGTCTACGGCTTCACCCGCGCCGAGTCGGCCGGCTGGTCGGACGCCCTGACCGTGTCGATGTTCGTCGCCTCGGCCGTCCTGCTGCTCGCGTTCGTGGCCGTCGAGGCCAAGGTCAAGCACCCGCTGCTGCCGCTGCGCGTGGTCACCAACCGCAACCGGGGCGGGGTCTACCTCTCCCTCGGCCTGGCGATCATCGCGATGTTCGGCCTCTTCCTCTTCCTGACGTACTACCTCCAGGTCGTGAAGGGCTTCTCGCCGGTCAAGACCGGCTTCGCCTTCCTGCCGATGATCGCGGGCATGATCACCGGTTCCACCCAGATCGGCGCCCGGCTGATGACCCGGGTCCCGGCGCGCTGGCTGATGGGCCCCGGCTTCCTGACCGCGGGCGTCGGCATGCTGATCCTGACCCAGCTCCAGATGGACACCTCCTACGCGGGGCTGATCCTGCCCGCGCAGATCCTGCTGGGCCTCGGCATGGGCACCGCGTTCATGCCGGCCATGTCGCTGGCCACCCTCGGGGTCGAGCCGCGCGACGCGGGTGTCGCCTCCGCCATGGTCAACACCTCGCAGCAGGTCGGCGGCGCCATCGGCACGGCCCTGCTGAACACCATCGCGGCCTCCGCCACCACGGCGTACGCCACCTCGCACGCGGCCGGTGCCAAGAGCCTGGAGCTGCTGAAGCTCCAGGCGATGGTGCACGGCTTCACCAGCGCGATCTGGTGGGCGGTCGGCATCCTGGTGCTGGCCTCGGCGATCGCGGTCACCTTCATCAACTCCGGCCGTCCGGACGCCGGGTCGCTGGACGGCTCGGGCGAGGGCGCCGAGGACGAGATCCGGGTGCCGGTGGTCGCCCACTGA